In Deltaproteobacteria bacterium, one DNA window encodes the following:
- a CDS encoding YbjQ family protein: MILTNIEEVPGRKVIACMGLVSGSNVRAKHLGRDLMAGLKNIVGGELVGYTELLREARQHAVERMIVEAEGLGANAIVNVRFSTAAVTQGAAELFAYGTALKVE; this comes from the coding sequence ATGATCCTGACGAATATTGAAGAAGTTCCTGGCCGTAAAGTGATTGCCTGTATGGGTTTGGTAAGTGGCAGCAATGTGCGCGCTAAGCACCTTGGCAGAGACTTAATGGCTGGTTTAAAGAATATCGTTGGCGGCGAGCTGGTTGGTTATACCGAGCTGCTTCGGGAAGCGCGGCAGCATGCGGTCGAGCGTATGATAGTTGAAGCTGAAGGCCTCGGTGCAAATGCTATCGTGAATGTTCGTTTTTCAACCGCTGCGGTCACTCAAGGCGCTGCTGAATTGTTTGCCTACGGTACGGCCCTGAAAGTTGAGTAG
- a CDS encoding heavy metal-binding domain-containing protein yields MEVTLLQVVLIFIVPFIIFIGGALMGRRNEKKHFEDLARREETHKTFLVQNWSKIPEGHVVSRADLVFGTVVISEDVWKRFLARLKGLVGGNIKSYESLMDRARREACLRMLEDAKVMGADTVINIRYDSADLGSMSGQQASPVGVEVMAFGTALNLRKAEV; encoded by the coding sequence GTGGAAGTCACTTTACTCCAGGTCGTTTTAATTTTCATCGTGCCGTTCATTATCTTTATCGGCGGCGCTCTAATGGGCCGGCGCAATGAGAAAAAGCATTTCGAAGACCTTGCCCGCCGTGAAGAGACCCACAAAACATTTCTAGTCCAAAACTGGTCAAAAATACCGGAGGGCCATGTCGTTTCGCGGGCCGATTTGGTTTTTGGAACAGTCGTGATTTCTGAGGATGTCTGGAAAAGATTTTTGGCGCGCCTCAAAGGTTTGGTGGGCGGCAACATCAAAAGTTACGAAAGTTTAATGGACAGAGCTCGGCGTGAGGCTTGTTTGCGTATGTTAGAGGATGCAAAAGTTATGGGAGCCGACACTGTCATCAATATCCGATATGACTCGGCGGATTTAGGCTCGATGTCAGGCCAACAAGCGTCGCCCGTAGGGGTTGAGGTCATGGCATTTGGAACTGCTTTAAATTTGAGAAAGGCTGAAGTGTAG
- a CDS encoding P-II family nitrogen regulator, with product MKKVEAIIKPFKLDEVKGALHEIGIHGITITEVKGVGRQKGHTELYRGAEYVVDFLPKVKIEIVVPDDGTEAVVETITKAAFTGRIGDGKIFVMPVDEVIRIRTGETGPDAL from the coding sequence ATGAAAAAAGTCGAAGCGATTATCAAGCCGTTCAAACTCGATGAAGTGAAGGGCGCTCTCCATGAAATAGGTATTCACGGTATCACCATCACGGAAGTGAAGGGTGTTGGGCGTCAAAAAGGACATACCGAGCTCTATCGGGGCGCGGAGTACGTTGTTGATTTTCTACCGAAGGTAAAAATTGAGATCGTTGTTCCAGATGATGGCACTGAGGCCGTGGTTGAAACCATCACGAAGGCCGCGTTCACGGGCCGTATCGGTGACGGTAAAATATTTGTGATGCCGGTGGATGAGGTGATTCGGATCCGAACGGGCGAGACAGGGCCGGACGCTCTCTAG
- a CDS encoding sigma-70 family RNA polymerase sigma factor: MLRLRKPPTSQETFEDLIQVHLDGLYGAALRYTRQPQAAEDLVHDTVVRALRFKESFEMGTNFKAWIYTILTNTFIHKYRRSQREREILNGTTRRDVESRLHSEESREAAQNPENSYLRDMLSDDVLAALDDLPEDYRTVIVLCDLEGLSYKQIAEAIDRPVGTVMSRLYRGRRTLETKLRGLAKERGIIKGEADTDSDSEKVLDMNRFRRRREA; the protein is encoded by the coding sequence ATGTTAAGATTGAGAAAGCCACCCACAAGCCAAGAGACTTTTGAGGACCTGATCCAGGTTCACCTCGATGGCCTCTACGGCGCAGCTTTGCGTTATACCCGTCAGCCTCAAGCGGCTGAAGACCTTGTCCACGACACTGTCGTCCGGGCACTGCGCTTTAAAGAAAGCTTCGAGATGGGTACCAATTTTAAGGCATGGATTTACACCATTCTTACGAATACCTTCATTCATAAATATCGGCGCAGTCAGCGTGAGCGCGAGATTTTGAATGGTACCACACGCCGGGATGTCGAAAGCCGTCTCCATTCGGAAGAATCTCGAGAAGCTGCTCAAAATCCAGAGAACAGCTATTTACGAGATATGCTCAGCGACGATGTGTTGGCCGCCCTCGATGACTTACCGGAAGACTACCGCACCGTCATCGTACTCTGCGATTTGGAAGGCCTAAGTTACAAGCAGATTGCTGAAGCCATCGATCGCCCAGTAGGTACCGTCATGAGCCGACTCTACCGAGGACGCCGAACACTCGAAACGAAGTTACGCGGCTTGGCGAAGGAGCGGGGCATTATCAAAGGTGAAGCAGATACCGACTCAGATTCCGAGAAAGTACTCGATATGAATCGTTTTCGTAGGAGACGTGAGGCATGA
- a CDS encoding response regulator: MSNVLIIDSLPADHDELAAHLSHVGHTCQRIAGGSEGLAMARENPPELIILAVELDRVSGYAICNKFKKDPNLKEVPLILVSAQATPGDFAQHQKLKTHADGYVHKPYSLEQMVGLLGRYISSEEDEDIDIGDVDATMAISVDDLEQALAARSGASEPEPEGEELDIELDLDLDLDMELEEEPEGDFSALLQDAKNSETEALAGTPEVL, translated from the coding sequence ATGTCGAATGTCCTCATCATTGATTCTCTGCCGGCTGACCATGACGAGCTCGCCGCCCACCTGTCCCATGTGGGACATACCTGTCAGCGGATAGCAGGAGGCAGCGAAGGCCTCGCTATGGCGCGGGAAAACCCGCCCGAGTTGATCATTTTAGCTGTGGAACTTGACCGGGTGAGCGGCTACGCCATTTGTAATAAGTTCAAAAAAGATCCGAACCTTAAAGAGGTTCCGTTGATTCTAGTTAGTGCTCAGGCCACGCCAGGTGATTTTGCTCAGCACCAGAAGCTAAAAACGCATGCTGATGGATATGTTCACAAGCCCTACAGTTTAGAACAAATGGTTGGACTCTTAGGGCGTTATATCTCGAGCGAAGAAGATGAAGATATCGATATTGGCGATGTTGATGCCACCATGGCCATTTCGGTCGATGATTTAGAACAAGCACTGGCGGCGCGCTCGGGCGCATCTGAGCCTGAACCTGAGGGGGAGGAGCTCGATATTGAGCTGGATCTCGACCTCGATTTGGATATGGAGCTGGAAGAGGAGCCTGAGGGAGATTTTAGTGCTTTGCTTCAGGATGCTAAAAATAGCGAAACTGAGGCTTTGGCGGGGACCCCCGAGGTTTTGAT